The genomic segment ACGGCCCATATATACCAACTCTTCTATCCCAACATCTAATAATCTTTCATTCCCGCATAAATGACATAATATCATCTCCATCGGAAGCCGGCGGTGGAGTCGTTGATATGGACGATTTGTTTATCGGGTCATGAACCGGATAACTGGTTTATTCGCTTTAAGAGAACGGGGTAAGTGTTCAGAAGATCCTGAAGACTTACCCCGTTTCCTGTCTTAATCACCAAGAGAGGGATCTTTGATGGGTGAAGCAAAGGTATCGGTGCTTCTTCGACCGACACGCTCTCCGGGCGGTGTATGTAAGGTGTCCGCGGGCGGTCTGTCCAGGGGCTCTCCGGTGACCGGACGAGTGGGCTCATTACGGCTTTGCGCCTCACGAGGCTTATCCGGCCGTGGTTTGTCGCTTTTGTCATAATCCGCACCGGCTTCACTCTTATATCCTATGTCTTCAGCCCCTGTTTTCTGCAATATTTCCTTACCCCTGTTTTTCCAATCCCTATCGTCTGCATGGACAGAGAGGAGGATACCTCCTTGTTTGATCCGCCCTTCATAGCGATTGGCTTCATATTCGGGTATGCCCATCCCGATCAGCGCCCCCGCTAT from the Syntrophorhabdaceae bacterium genome contains:
- a CDS encoding quinol:electron acceptor oxidoreductase subunit ActD — protein: MAKNIAVYGIYKTREMVERAVEALKNAGFRSEDISVLFPESGGTKEFAIEKETKAPEGAATGAGTGAVIGGALGWLVGIGLLAIPGLGPFIAAGPIMGALAGAGAGGVAGGIAGALIGMGIPEYEANRYEGRIKQGGILLSVHADDRDWKNRGKEILQKTGAEDIGYKSEAGADYDKSDKPRPDKPREAQSRNEPTRPVTGEPLDRPPADTLHTPPGERVGRRSTDTFASPIKDPSLGD